The genomic stretch CAAAAAAGGCGCTATCAATTTCTCCTCCCAGGAAGTGCGGTTCAAACTGGATGAAACCGGTAAGCCCATCGGCATTGTGATCAAGGAAAGCAAGGAGGCCCACCAGCTGATCGAAGAATTCATGCTGCTGGCCAACCGCTATGTGGCCGAAGATGTGTCCAAAGTGAAGGTCAACAAAAAAGATATCCCTTTCCCATACCGCGTACACGATACGCCGGATGAAGTGAAACTATTGCCCTTTGTGGAGTTTGCCCGGAAATATGGGCATAGCTTCGACCTGCAATCGCCCGAGACCATTGCCGCCTCTTTCAACCAGTTGCTGAAAGATGTGCAGGGCAAACCGGAGCAGCATGTGCTGGAACAGCTGGGCATCCGTACCATGGCCAAAGCCATTTACACCTCTGAGAATATTGGTCACTACGGACTGGGCTTTGAAAGCTATTGTCATTTCACCTCGCCCATCCGTCGTTACCCGGATATCCTGGTCCACCGGATCCTGGACGATGTATTGCGGGGCACGGTGCAGCCGGACAAGAAGATGGAGCAGAAATGCAAACATTGCAGTGAGCGGGAGCGCAGCGCCATGGATGCCGAAAGGGCTTCCAACAAATACAAACAGGTGGAATACATGCAGGCCTACCTGGGTGAAGAGTTTGATGGGGTGATCAGCGGCGTGGCCGCCTTTGGCTTCTGGGTAGAGACCATCGAGCATAAATGTGAGGGGCTGGTGAGCATCAACAGCCTGCTGGAATATGATGATTTCCGGTTGATAGAAGGCGATTACAGCCTGGCCGGCATGCGGAGCGGCAGAAAGTTCCGCATGGGCGATAAGGTCCGGATCAGGGTCATTGCCGCCAACCTGGCCAAGCGCCAGCTGGATTATGAGTGGGTGATTGCCGCCGGCATGGCCGAAGCCGGTACCGGCAGCCAGACCGTCAACCCGTCCGGGCCGGCGCCCAAAGGCTCCGGACAGGGCCATGCAGCGTCCAGGGGACAGGCGCCGAAGGACAGCAGGGGCCGGAAAGAAAAAGAATCCCGCAACGGCGCCAAAAAAGAGAAGAAAACGGAGAAGAAAAGATCCGGTACCAAACGAAAGGACAAGCAGTAAACCATAGGACCATGCAAAGTTTTGAAACCCTGTCCGCGGCTTTTATCCAGCGGTTCAGTCAAAGACATTTCCCGGAGCAGCCTGCCAACCTCTATGATGCCAATGAATATTTCCTGGGCATCGGCGGTAAGCGGGTCAGGCCGGTGCTCTGCCTGATGGGCAATGAGCTTTTCGACGAGATCCTGCCGGACGCCTGGGAAGTGGCTACAGCCATAGAGCTGTTCCATAATTTCACGCTGATCCATGATGATATCATGGACAAGGCGCCCCTGCGCCGCAATATGCCTACCGTACATGAAAAGTACGGCCCGGCCACAGCCCTGCTGGCAGGCGATGTGATGCTGGTAGTGGCTTATGACCACCTGATCAAAGTACGTTCTGAATTCCATAAAAGGATCATGTTCCTGTTCAACCGTACCGCCCGCGAGGTCTGCGAAGGCCAGCAGCTGGACATGGATTTTGAACAACAGGAAAAAGTGGCGCTGGAAGATTACCTGCACATGATCACCCTCAAGACCTCCGTCCTGCTGGCCGCCAGCCTGCAGATGGGCGGTATCCTGGGCGGGGCCGGCGAGCGCAACCTGCAGCACCTCTATGCTTTTGGCCGTGAGCTGGGCATTGCCTTCCAGATCCAGGACGATTACCTGGATGCTTTTGGCGATCCCGCTAAATTTGGCAAACAGGTGGGCGGGGATATCCTGGCCAACAAGAAGACTTTCCTGCTGATCAATGCCCTGGAGACCTGCACCGGTCCCCAGCAAAAGGACCTCCGGGAACTGCTGCAGCAGAACCCGCCGGATAAGGTAGACCGGGTGCTGGAGATATTCCGGGGCTGCGGGGTGGATAAATGGGCTTTTGACCTGAAAGAAAAATATATACGATCCGCTTTTCATCACCTGGAAGAGATTGCGGTTGTTTCAGACCGCAAAAAACCTTTGGAAGCGCTGGCACATTTTCTTGTTCAGCGGGAGTATTAACCATTTTTTTACTAATTTAACCGCTTAATCAAAAACCCCATCACCAACATATGTCAGGTTCCCTGTTTCGTAAGAAGTCCATTGATAAGATCATTAAAGATGCAGCGG from Candidatus Pseudobacter hemicellulosilyticus encodes the following:
- a CDS encoding polyprenyl synthetase family protein — protein: MQSFETLSAAFIQRFSQRHFPEQPANLYDANEYFLGIGGKRVRPVLCLMGNELFDEILPDAWEVATAIELFHNFTLIHDDIMDKAPLRRNMPTVHEKYGPATALLAGDVMLVVAYDHLIKVRSEFHKRIMFLFNRTAREVCEGQQLDMDFEQQEKVALEDYLHMITLKTSVLLAASLQMGGILGGAGERNLQHLYAFGRELGIAFQIQDDYLDAFGDPAKFGKQVGGDILANKKTFLLINALETCTGPQQKDLRELLQQNPPDKVDRVLEIFRGCGVDKWAFDLKEKYIRSAFHHLEEIAVVSDRKKPLEALAHFLVQREY
- the rnr gene encoding ribonuclease R, whose protein sequence is MSKKHQKKNRKRSAAAQNAVKGRLDITRSGMGYVIVDGRDNDVLVRPNDFNTALHGDTVRVSVSGSSQSGRSQGKVIQVLQRKQTEFLGKIELGRNVAFFVADVDKPMPDFFIPPDKLNGASHNDRVIVRLAEWEPHKKPVGEVVQLMTPGNEGDLAMKEILMENGFPLLFPEAVTEETARIPDTIGSAEIAVRKDCRDILTFTIDPVDAKDFDDALSFRVLKNGYYEIGVHIADVSHYVQPGTALDDEAYNRATSVYLPDRVLPMLPERISNELCSLRPNEDKLTFAAIFQMTPKGEIKHHWLGRTVIHSDHRFAYEEVQEIIEKGEGLYMDEILLLNNLAQKLRKQRFKKGAINFSSQEVRFKLDETGKPIGIVIKESKEAHQLIEEFMLLANRYVAEDVSKVKVNKKDIPFPYRVHDTPDEVKLLPFVEFARKYGHSFDLQSPETIAASFNQLLKDVQGKPEQHVLEQLGIRTMAKAIYTSENIGHYGLGFESYCHFTSPIRRYPDILVHRILDDVLRGTVQPDKKMEQKCKHCSERERSAMDAERASNKYKQVEYMQAYLGEEFDGVISGVAAFGFWVETIEHKCEGLVSINSLLEYDDFRLIEGDYSLAGMRSGRKFRMGDKVRIRVIAANLAKRQLDYEWVIAAGMAEAGTGSQTVNPSGPAPKGSGQGHAASRGQAPKDSRGRKEKESRNGAKKEKKTEKKRSGTKRKDKQ